The following proteins come from a genomic window of Sphaerisporangium rubeum:
- a CDS encoding ATP-binding protein, with translation MPSAPQQARDMALSAVLAWSLPVDPDELALVTGELVANAVTHAGTMLGVRIRTRDGAAVRVEVTDRDDRPPTLFAPGGSDESHWGLVVVAAIASRWGYERLTTGKVVWAEVDFAAEPLTVA, from the coding sequence TTGCCGTCCGCGCCGCAGCAGGCCCGCGACATGGCGCTGTCCGCCGTGCTCGCCTGGTCGCTGCCCGTGGACCCCGACGAGCTGGCGCTGGTCACCGGTGAGCTGGTCGCCAACGCGGTGACCCACGCCGGCACGATGCTCGGGGTGCGCATCCGCACCCGGGACGGCGCCGCGGTCCGGGTCGAGGTCACCGACCGCGACGACCGGCCTCCCACGCTGTTCGCCCCCGGCGGCTCCGACGAGTCCCACTGGGGCCTGGTCGTCGTGGCGGCCATCGCGTCCCGCTGGGGGTACGAGCGCCTCACCACCGGCAAGGTGGTCTGGGCCGAGGTCGACTTCGCGGCCGAGCCGCTGACCGTCGCCTGA